From Abiotrophia defectiva ATCC 49176:
TTGCTTGGCCTTGAGCCGTTCAAAGGCCGCGACAATTTCGCCGCTGGCTTCCTTACCCTGAACGCGGGTAGGGAAAACTACCACTTGGGCAATAGGATAGCGTCGTTTGAGGGTGGTCACAATATCTCGGATGACGGCCCCACTTGGACTAGTAATGACTGCAATCCGCCGTGGAAAACGGCGCGGTTGCTTCTTAGGCAAATCCAAGAGACCCGCTTGCTTAAGCTTGGCCTTAAGTTGTTCTAGGGCCAGATAGAGGGAGCCCACGCCGTCTGGTTGAAGCGACTCAAGGGTTAATTGGTAGGAACCACTGGGTTCATAGATAGAAACCCGCCCTACCGCTAATACTTTCATGCCTTCTTCTAACTTGAAAGGCAGCTTACTAAAGGCCTGTTTGAACATGGTGACGTTGATTTTAACATTGTCTTCCTTGAGGCTGAAGTACTGATGGCCTGTCCGCAAGCGGAAGTTAGAAACCTCTCCTACTACATAGACTTTCTGCAGGTAGGGGTCCACGTCGAACTTGCGCTTGAGATAGCGGGTCAGGGCCTTGACACTGAGATAGTCCTTTTGTGTATCGGTCACTGACTAGGCCTCCTCCTGGCTCAAGAAGGTCAAGGGATCTAAGTTTTGTTGTTGGCAGGCACAAGTAAAGGTCTGTTCCATCAACATAGCTACCGTCATAGGGCCAACTCCACCAGGAACTGGTGTGATGTAGCTAACCTTATGAGCTACAGCTTCAAAATCCACATCCCCTACTAGCTTACCAGACATGAGCCGGTTAATCCCAACGTCGACTACTACTGCACCTTCCTTGAGATGGTCTGGCCCAATTAAATGCGCCTGACCAGTCGCGACAATCAAGATATCCGCATAACGCGTATAGTGTCCTAAGTCCTGGGTCTTGGAATTACAGACTGTCACAGTGGCCCCGCGGTTAATCAGCATGATAGAAATAGGCAAGCCCACAATTTGGCTACGGCCTACGACGACCACATTCTGACCTTGCAAAGGAATCTGGGCATTCTCTAAGAGCCGCACAATGCCTTTTGGCGTACAAGGATAGAGGTCTGTATTGTCTTCAACGACCCGTCCCATGGTCAGGGGGTGGAAACCATCTACATCTTTCTCTGGATCAATTAGGTGCATAGCTGACAATGGATCTAAATGCTCAGGCAGAGGCAATTGTAATAAGAGCCCATGGGTTTGAGGATCCTGGTTGTGAACCTTAATGGTCCGCTCCAATTCTTCTTGGCTAATATCTGCTGGCAAGAGTACCCATTCGAAGGCATAGCCAATTTCCAAGGCACGTTTTTGCTTCTGGCCAACATAGACCTTGCTGGCAGGATCTTCCCCTACTGAGATAACGGTCAATTTGGGCTGGGTCCCGGTTTGGGAACGGAAGGCCGCTGTTGCCTGGGATAGCCGGGCGAAAATTGATTGTGAGAGAATTTTCCCATCTAAACGTTGCATGAATACCACACCTTTCGGACCCTAGGGTCACAGACTTTTCCTTCTTATTCTACCATAATTTAAGGGCGCTGTAATGCCATTTTGTCCGAAGGCCTAAAAAGCCAAAAGTGACACTCAGCTTACCTTATCATTAGCCTACGGGATTGGCCTTTTTAAGGCGTTTAAACAAGCAAAAAGCCTACCACCAAGGGAGTAGGCAAGGTAATCATTATATAAGTAAAGGCATGAAGAGAGTGGCCAAGCCTAAGAAGCTGAAGAAACCACCCACATCAGTAGCCGTAGTCAGGAAGACGGTTGATACTAAGGCAGGATCCCCGCGGAATTTCTTAACCGCCAAGGGGATGAAGTAGCCAAAAATTCCAGCAATGACCATATCTACAATCATAGCTAGGATGATGACTACACCCAGGTAGACATTGCCATACATGAGTATAAGGGCAATAGCAGCCACGCCACCAGTAATGAGACCATTGGCGAAACCAGCCCCGATTTCCTTAAGCATTCCGCGCCAATCACCCCAGTCTACTTCGCCCAAGGCTAGAGCCCGAACCACAATGGTCACGGTCTGGGTACCGGCATTCCCCCCCATCCCAGCTACAATCGGCATAGCAGCCGCTAGGGCCACCATTTGGCTGATGGTATCGGAGAAAAGGTTGATAACGGATGAGGCCAGAAAGGCTGTGAAGAGGTTGATAACCAACCAAGGCAGACGGCGTTTGACGGACTCGAAGACTGGGCTGTCTAGCGTTTCTTCCGAGTCTACCCCACCCATCAAGTACATATCTTCGGTGTACTCTTCATTGATGACGTGGATGATGTCGTCGTTGGTGATAATCCCCAGAATCCGGTTCTTGTTATTAACGACCGGTACAACTGACAGGTTATACTTGGTAACAATCAGGGAAACTTCTTCCTGGTCCGTCGTTGGCGTCACCGAAATGACATTAGGATTGAGAATTTCACTGAGTTTTTGTTGGTCGGATTTGGTGAAAATATCGCGGATATCGACTGTCCCTTTGAGTAAGGTCTTAGCATCGACCACGAAGAGGGTCTCGATAACTTCCTTCTCTGGCGCAATCTTACGAATGGTCTCGAAGGCTTCATAAACCGTCAAGTTCTCATTCAAGGCGATGAACTCAGTCGTCATGAGACCACCGGCAGTATCCGGATCGTAGGCCAAGAGTTTCTCCAGGTCATCCGAATCACGATTCTTCATCATGTTCAGGAATTGCTTACGTTGCCAAATGGATAGATTGCCCAAGATATCAACGATATCGTCCTGGGACATATAAGTGAAGACATTGAGCATACGGGCAAAGGGCACGGCTTCTACAATCTTAACCTGGAGTTCTTCAGAAATCTGTGTCTCCAAAATCAAGGCCAGGGCCTTGTCCGAAATAAAGCTGACAAACTTGAAAACTTCTTCATCTTCAAGTTCCTCTAGGGCCAAGGCAATATCAGCCGGGTGATGTTCCCGAATCATACGGTAAATGGCTTCAGAATGTTCGTTTAATAGGGCTGTTTGAATTTCTTCTACGAGCATAGGGGATTTCCTCCTTTGAGTCTTAGTTTATATTGTCACTCCTTAAGTCGGGACTCACATCGACCAACCCCTTTGCTTCGTTTTTTCCACCCTCTATCATACCATAAGAAGCCCCTCGAGTCAGCCCAAAAGCCAAAGAAAAAACAGTTGGAATTGACTTCCAACTGTCTGACTTGCATTAAAAATAGCTATTCTGATTTGGATATAACTTTTTCGCTTTCCAAACCTGAAACTCTCCCCTCATGAAGTTCAATCACACAATCAAAATCAGCTATCTTCTCTTCGCTGATTTGATGAGTAATGTAAATAACCATCTTGTCCTTCAAGGATAGAATCGTTTCTTCAATTGTTTGGCGATTTGCTTCATCTAAGCCAGCTACCGGTTCATCAAAAATCAAAATATCACGGCTATGATAGAGCGCCCTTGCTATATCCAATCGTCTCTTTTCGCCACCAGATATTGACTGCTGATGAAGCATCTGCTCGCCTGATTCCAATTGGTTGAGTTCTCTCCATTTATTTAATCCTACCTTTTCTAAGAGTGGCGATAAATCCTCCTTGGATTGCTTAAATAAGGTCACATTATCAGCCAAGTTATTGTTGAAGATTACCGTGTCCTGCTGAACAAAGCCAAGTAAATTCTGAATTGTCCACTCCCCATTAGCGGCAGGAGTAAGGCCTTCCCACACAATTTGCCCTGCACTCGGAGTGTACATACCGAGTATGGTCCTTAATAGGCTTGTTTTCCCACTGCCACTTTCGCCAACAATCAGGTATTTTTTCCCCATCTCAAATTTGAGGTTGATATTGTCCAGGATCAAAGTTCCATTTTTTTCTAGACTCACATCTGATAGAATGAGACTTTGGACCTTCTGCACTGACTCTTGGCTTAAATCTTCTTTATTAGTGGCTTCAATAAAAGCCATAATCTTGTCGCAATTAAATCGAGCAGCAACTAGTCCAGTGTAACTAGCACTAAAGCCCTGAATAGGATAAGCGACATAGGCCACTAACTGCTTTACAGCAAAGAAGGTAGCAAACTCTAATTGACCAGCAATGACGAAAAATCCCCCAACAACCCAAGAAAAGATGTTAACAAATTCTCGTAAACCATAGGAAATAGCATATACACCCCTTTGACGGCGTGTATTCTCTACTTTTGCATCTGCAATCTGCTGACCCTTCTGATTTAAGATGCTTAAATAGCCTGCAAAACCTTGGTATATTTTCAAAGTTAAGAAGCCCTGCAGACCCTCTTTCAATCGACCTAGGTAGCCTTCTTGCGCTTTGGACACTTCTTTTCTTGCTGCTTGAAGTTTTTCCCCCATTAGTTTAGGTAGTACAATAGGGGCAAGGCTCATCAAAATCATGATTAAACTGAAGAAAGGACTCAGAATCAAGGAAGATGCCAGACCTAATACAAAAGTCCAAATATCATTGTACATGCTAAGCAACTCTTTCAAATATTCTTCGTCAACAACATCCATATCATTGGTTAGCAAGTTCATATAATACTCATCAGGTTCCTGATAGAAACCCTTAACTGTCAAATGACTAATCCCTTTTAATACATCCTGTCTAATATCAAGTATGACGGCCTGTGTTAAACGTTCATTGACAATTTCAACAGCATAATCCATATATGAGTCGATTAAAACATAAACTGCAGAGATGATCCCTACATTCACCATTTGTTTTGCATCACCCGAAATAATGGCTGTTACAAGTAACTGTATAATATATGCCATCGCCACCACGGATATGGCTCCTAGCGCCCCAACTACTAAGGCTAGTATGAGTCGCCACTTATTTTTATAGAGATATTTCTTCATTCTTCCTTCCTCTCTTTAATAAAAGTTTATAGGGAAACTTGACAGATTTTTCACCATCATGACCCTACGTCTAAAAACAACTACATGACAGAATAAGTCATACTTATTTATAAAATGATTCTTCCTTTAATTTTCTATCTTGTCATTTTGATTCACCCTAATTTTCTTTTATGGCTATTATTATATAACTAGCAGTTATTAAAAATCAATGGACTCTCTCATTTTTTTCTCATTTTGTTACTAGGTTGATCGTACCCCCCGGAAAATATCAATTTGTTCACTTTTAAGAACGTAATTTGGCTAACTCATACCCTATTTATCTATGTAATAGATAAATAGGGAAAGAAAAATGAAAACCGCTCGTACTCACGAGCGGTTTCTGCTTTATTTGCCCTCGGCTTTCTTGCTTAAGTAAGCTAAAGTGAGTAGGAAGTAAATCATGGAAGCTAACAAGAGGCAGACACCTATGACAGGCGCCATCCCCATAGCCAGGAGTCCCACCACAAGCAAGCCCATAATTATCATATAGCCTAAGCTAATCACCATGACTTGACCAGCGGTTTGACGACTAACTTGGCGACTGGTCACGTGTAGGATCAAGACGCCCAGATGGACTAGGGCCACGAGAACCAAACCCCAAATACGACTAATACTATAACCAGCTAGTAGCCAACTGTCTGGGCTCAGATAGAA
This genomic window contains:
- the folD gene encoding bifunctional methylenetetrahydrofolate dehydrogenase/methenyltetrahydrofolate cyclohydrolase FolD; the encoded protein is MQRLDGKILSQSIFARLSQATAAFRSQTGTQPKLTVISVGEDPASKVYVGQKQKRALEIGYAFEWVLLPADISQEELERTIKVHNQDPQTHGLLLQLPLPEHLDPLSAMHLIDPEKDVDGFHPLTMGRVVEDNTDLYPCTPKGIVRLLENAQIPLQGQNVVVVGRSQIVGLPISIMLINRGATVTVCNSKTQDLGHYTRYADILIVATGQAHLIGPDHLKEGAVVVDVGINRLMSGKLVGDVDFEAVAHKVSYITPVPGGVGPMTVAMLMEQTFTCACQQQNLDPLTFLSQEEA
- the mgtE gene encoding magnesium transporter: MLVEEIQTALLNEHSEAIYRMIREHHPADIALALEELEDEEVFKFVSFISDKALALILETQISEELQVKIVEAVPFARMLNVFTYMSQDDIVDILGNLSIWQRKQFLNMMKNRDSDDLEKLLAYDPDTAGGLMTTEFIALNENLTVYEAFETIRKIAPEKEVIETLFVVDAKTLLKGTVDIRDIFTKSDQQKLSEILNPNVISVTPTTDQEEVSLIVTKYNLSVVPVVNNKNRILGIITNDDIIHVINEEYTEDMYLMGGVDSEETLDSPVFESVKRRLPWLVINLFTAFLASSVINLFSDTISQMVALAAAMPIVAGMGGNAGTQTVTIVVRALALGEVDWGDWRGMLKEIGAGFANGLITGGVAAIALILMYGNVYLGVVIILAMIVDMVIAGIFGYFIPLAVKKFRGDPALVSTVFLTTATDVGGFFSFLGLATLFMPLLI
- a CDS encoding ABC transporter ATP-binding protein — translated: MKKYLYKNKWRLILALVVGALGAISVVAMAYIIQLLVTAIISGDAKQMVNVGIISAVYVLIDSYMDYAVEIVNERLTQAVILDIRQDVLKGISHLTVKGFYQEPDEYYMNLLTNDMDVVDEEYLKELLSMYNDIWTFVLGLASSLILSPFFSLIMILMSLAPIVLPKLMGEKLQAARKEVSKAQEGYLGRLKEGLQGFLTLKIYQGFAGYLSILNQKGQQIADAKVENTRRQRGVYAISYGLREFVNIFSWVVGGFFVIAGQLEFATFFAVKQLVAYVAYPIQGFSASYTGLVAARFNCDKIMAFIEATNKEDLSQESVQKVQSLILSDVSLEKNGTLILDNINLKFEMGKKYLIVGESGSGKTSLLRTILGMYTPSAGQIVWEGLTPAANGEWTIQNLLGFVQQDTVIFNNNLADNVTLFKQSKEDLSPLLEKVGLNKWRELNQLESGEQMLHQQSISGGEKRRLDIARALYHSRDILIFDEPVAGLDEANRQTIEETILSLKDKMVIYITHQISEEKIADFDCVIELHEGRVSGLESEKVISKSE